CCGAATCGAGGAGGGCGTGGAACTTGGCCTGACAAGGTCCTGCGCAGAGAAATTAGCGCGCCGTTACGGCACAAATGTTCCAGTTTTATGGGGAATCCTGCGAGAAGAAAATGCTGACTCAAGTACACATCGCGCTGCCAGAGTGGAAACTGACCAGATGGAATTGGCCAGCGGCGACGACGCAGCGGACGGTCCCGACAACATCGTGGAAGGTGACCTCGACAAAGCGGTTTATGCGGAGTTGGTCTATGGAATGCGGCATGAGATGGTTGTTACCCCTTCTGACTTTTTCATTCGCCGCACAGGAGCAATGTTCTTTGACGTCGCCTGGGTGCATCGATGGAAACATCCTGTTATTGCATACATGGCAGCCGCGAATAGCTGGCCAGAGGATTTGACAGAGCGTTATCGTAAGATGCTCGACCAACACATTGCGGAGGCCACACAAGTGGTCCAGAATACAGAAATGGCCCGAAATACAGAAGTGGCCTCAAATACAGAAGTGGCTTCAGATACAGAAATAGTCCAGAATACAGAAGTGGTGTCAAATCACGAAGGCTAAGTGCATGTGAAGTCCGCCGGCAGCCGATTGAACCCACATCTGGGCCAACGTGTGTCAGCTTGTCCCAGTCGGATAAAATAGCAGTTGCAGACAACTGTCTGCGATTACACCCGAAAGAGGTGGATAGATGTATTCCGTTTCGCAAAAGGTGATTCCCGCTGCTCGCAGTCTAAAGGATTTTGAGCAACTGATGGAGACCGAAATGGAGTATGTGGTGATGCTTCAAATCCACCTTTCTCAGGCCAAGCACGTGACAAGTCTTGCGAAGAAGAGTGGCGTGAAGGTGCTGTTGCACGCCGATTTGATTCAGGGGTTGCGCGCAGATGAGCATGGCGCTCAATTCCTTTGCCAGGAGGTCCGTCCTCACGGTCTCATTTCTACCCATGCACAAGTGGTTGCAACAGCAAAAAAACGTGGCTTGCTCGCGGTTCAGCGCATCTTCTTGCTTGACAGCCAGTCGCTTGAAACCAGTTATCGAGTTGTACAATCGGTTAAACCAGACTGGATTGAAGTCCTGCCTGGAGTGCTCACAGATGTCATTCGTGAAGTGGCAAACAACACACAGACGCCAGTCTTGGCAGGTGGATTTATTCGGACGACGGACGATGTGGACCGTGCCCTTAGAGCCGGAGCAATGGCTGTAACCAGCTCTGACAAGGCCCTTTGGAGCTACGGCAGTGCCTAGGTGGCCGTCTGCCCAAGGGTCGTCGCGCAAAACCCATCATGTCACTCACTCTGCGTATCTTGCATGCCGAATTACTCATCCTGTGAATCAGGCACGCCACCGTCTTGCGCGGTCTTCGCTAAAATTGTGTAGATAGCTGCGATGAATCCAATGACGACAACAAATCCAATTCCCATAGTGACACCTCCGAAGGATTGGCGAGCGGGTACAAACGTAACACAGGGACGCTGTCAGAGTCTGTCGAAACCAGGGGGGCCTTACCAATTCATATCCAAACATTAGGGATTTATGATCCAGAGTCTGTGCATGACACCACAGACATTGCATTGACATTGCATCGACATTGCATCTCACAAAAAATGTTCTTATAAATAATCAGAATATTATTGATGATTCAGATTTGTGATGTTATTATCAGAATCAACAATTAATTTATTTGCCGAAAGAATTAACTCGTAGAAAGGGGTGTACCGTTCTGCGGCCGTTAAAGATTGTTCTAATTGGGGCTGCAAGTGCGTCGTTTGGCATTGGTGCATTGAGAGATGCGGTACAATGCAAGGAACTTTGCGGAAGTACCCTGGTGCTCGTTGACATTGACGACTCGAGCCTCCAGGTCATGGTTCAACTGGCACATCGGATGACGAGCGAAGCAG
The Alicyclobacillus curvatus genome window above contains:
- a CDS encoding glycerol-3-phosphate responsive antiterminator, with amino-acid sequence MYSVSQKVIPAARSLKDFEQLMETEMEYVVMLQIHLSQAKHVTSLAKKSGVKVLLHADLIQGLRADEHGAQFLCQEVRPHGLISTHAQVVATAKKRGLLAVQRIFLLDSQSLETSYRVVQSVKPDWIEVLPGVLTDVIREVANNTQTPVLAGGFIRTTDDVDRALRAGAMAVTSSDKALWSYGSA